The segment CATCATCCATTCCCAGAGACCGGTGCCCCTCCGCCCCGAACTGGAGCCATACCCCCACCGCCCATAAGCGGCAAGCGCCCGGTATTGGCCGACCTGCAACTCCTCCGACCCGGTGATTTCCATCTCGAGCTGTTGATTTTCTACCAGAAATCTCGTTACCCGGTCATGGATATCCTGGAGAATGATATCGACACGGTTTGTTCCCCCCCAGGTCACCTCCAGCTCCGAATATCCGACCTCCGAGTTTGAAGTCCACATGATACGCCCGCTCAGCGCTTCCCCCGAACCTTCCTTAACCTCGAATCCTTCAGGAAAGTCCAGCTTGAATGAGGGCGCGACGACATCGAATGTATATTTCCTGTAAACAGCCTGGAGATTGAACGGGACCATGTTTCCCTGCTTGTACCCTTCCATTCCCGGCAGGACCGTCCCGGTGGCTGCTTCCGAGAGAGTTGTGCCTTTCCGGATCGCGTTCTTTCCTGTCTCGATCACAAGGTCGATATAGGCCTGCTGTTTTTTTAATATGTCCGCGGCACACACCATCCCCTGGCCGGGAACGACCCTGTCTATCCCCGTTGTTGCCAGCCTTCCCAATATGGCCTTCCAGTTGTCGTAGTCAACGCCCTGGTCGCTCATGTTAGGATGATAGTCGTTACTGACAAGACCACCTGTAAAAATGGTCCGCGTCTTCGGCACGGTAACGAAGATATCGCCGGCGGTATGCCCCGGTCCATCATAGTAGATCTCGGCCGAGATCCCGCCGAGGTCTACCAGAGTACGCCCCAGGACAATAGAATCTGGCAGAGCCATCTTTACGTTGACCAGTTGCCTGTAAGCCTGGGACTTCTGGTCACGGTAGTATGAGAGATAGATCGGTGTATATTTTTCTATATCGTCCCTCGTCTCGCGAGTAGAGATGATGGTCGCTCCGAGCTCCGCGAAAACTGAATTACCCCAGGTGTGGTCGGGATGATAGTGCGTATTGACCACGTATTTCACAGGAAGATCTGTGATCGACCGGATCGTCTCAAGCAGTTCCTCCGCCAGTTCGGGCGTATACCTTGTGTCGATCACCATTACTGCTTCCGTGCCGACGATGAAACCCGAGTTTGCTCCGAGTCCATTTGCCGCATCCGGTCCCGGCGCTATCCACGCATAAACACCGTCAGCTACTTTTACGAGGCCGGTCTTTTCGAGATCCCCGTCCGCGCATCCGGACACGATCAATACAATCGATAGCGCCATGCAGGCGATCATCTTTTTTATCATTCCCGGGTTGCCTTCCCCGGCCCACTTATGGGCCGCATTGATTCTTTTCAATCAGTTCGATCAGCGTATCGCGATTGTAATTGATAATATTCCATCAATTCAATCAACCAGATATAGATTATAAGGGAGAATGAGAAATAAGTAAACGGGGACGACATATGCCGTCCCCGTGATTGATCGAATAACACTCCTGCAGATCGGATCTCAGGCGAGAGCCTTGTCTATCCACTCCACAAAATAGTCTTTCGGCGCCGCGCCCGATATTGAATCGACTACCTCTCCAGCCTTGAGCAGTTTCAGGGTCGGAATGCTCATGATACCATACTTGATCGCGACATTCTTGGCCTCGTCGGTATTGACCTTGACGAATTTCACCTTGCCGTCGTAATCGTCGGCAAGTTCCTCTATAATCGGGCCGATAGCCTTGCAGGGTCCGCACCAGGGAGCCCAGAAATCCACCACTACGGGGATCTCACTATCGACGACTATTTCCTGAAAATCGTTTTCACCTACATGTACTACTTTGTCACTCATCTTCATTCCTCCTGTCGCTCTGGTTGCTTCCACACATACCCAGGCATTTAAGCACACTTATGACATTTTTTTCCTTGAGCCTGTAATATACCTTCGGTACATCTTTCCTGCGCTCGACGATGTCGTTGAGCCGGAGATTCTTCAACTGCTGCGAGACCAGCGATTGTTTCAGGCCAGTATGAGTACAGATATCCGAGACAGTCAATTCGCTTTCCGAGAGTACATTGACTATCCTCAGTCTGGCAGGACTGGCAAGG is part of the Candidatus Latescibacterota bacterium genome and harbors:
- a CDS encoding MBL fold metallo-hydrolase produces the protein MIKKMIACMALSIVLIVSGCADGDLEKTGLVKVADGVYAWIAPGPDAANGLGANSGFIVGTEAVMVIDTRYTPELAEELLETIRSITDLPVKYVVNTHYHPDHTWGNSVFAELGATIISTRETRDDIEKYTPIYLSYYRDQKSQAYRQLVNVKMALPDSIVLGRTLVDLGGISAEIYYDGPGHTAGDIFVTVPKTRTIFTGGLVSNDYHPNMSDQGVDYDNWKAILGRLATTGIDRVVPGQGMVCAADILKKQQAYIDLVIETGKNAIRKGTTLSEAATGTVLPGMEGYKQGNMVPFNLQAVYRKYTFDVVAPSFKLDFPEGFEVKEGSGEALSGRIMWTSNSEVGYSELEVTWGGTNRVDIILQDIHDRVTRFLVENQQLEMEITGSEELQVGQYRALAAYGRWGYGSSSGRRGTGLWEWMMFLHDGKVWAIKLSTDAGGDRGQEIVNMSDMEAVIGRMSFIE
- the trxA gene encoding thioredoxin, with amino-acid sequence MSDKVVHVGENDFQEIVVDSEIPVVVDFWAPWCGPCKAIGPIIEELADDYDGKVKFVKVNTDEAKNVAIKYGIMSIPTLKLLKAGEVVDSISGAAPKDYFVEWIDKALA
- a CDS encoding metalloregulator ArsR/SmtB family transcription factor, which gives rise to MDCENVKRTLSEAEIDRYAEMLKVLASPARLRIVNVLSESELTVSDICTHTGLKQSLVSQQLKNLRLNDIVERRKDVPKVYYRLKEKNVISVLKCLGMCGSNQSDRRNEDE